From Dasypus novemcinctus isolate mDasNov1 chromosome 19, mDasNov1.1.hap2, whole genome shotgun sequence, a single genomic window includes:
- the LOC131274441 gene encoding large ribosomal subunit protein uL29-like: MKWEKDWWRWLLEQWLKSRTFSAKGRAAETDDLKVELSQLKVARVTGSEVAKVSKIQVVCKSIAQVLTVINQIQKNNPRKFSKGRKYKRLDLQTKKSKPEDQERNEGLLSLEVHGQGLSITV; this comes from the exons ATGAAGTGGGAGAAGGACTG GTGGCGGTGGCTTTTGGAGCAATGGCTAAAATCAAGGACCTTCTCAGCAAAAGGAAGAGCTGCTGAAACAGATGACCTGAAGGTGGAGCTGTCCCAGCTGAAAGTTGCCAGAGTGACAGGCAGCGAGGTGGCCAAGGTCTCCAAGATCCAGGTTGTCTGCAAATCCATTGCCCAAGTTCTTACGGTCATTAACCAGATTCAGAAAAATAACCCAAGGAAGTTCTCCAAGGGCAGGAAGTATAAGCGCCTGGATCTGCAGACCAAGAAAAGCAAACCAGAAGACCAAGAAAGGAACGAGGGATTGTTATCACTCGAAGTACACGGTCAAGGCCTGAGCATCACAGTGTAA